The following coding sequences lie in one Steroidobacter denitrificans genomic window:
- a CDS encoding AAA family ATPase, which yields MTARFQGTDNYVATEDLMMAVNAAVVLGRPLLVKGEPGTGKTQLAEEVARALDRPLHRWHIKSTTKAQQGLYEYDAVSRLRDSQLGDAKVHDIGNYIVKGRLWEAFESEVQPVLLVDEIDKADIEFPNDLLHELDRMEFFVYETRQWVKARQRPIIVITSNNEKELPDAFLRRCFFHYIRFPDHATMERIVAVHYPTLKRELLAEALTAFYRIRDMAGLKKKPSTSELLDWIKLLLAEDIPPEALRGDDLKKAIPPLHGALLKNEQDVHLFEQLVFLHRRQGR from the coding sequence ATGACTGCACGATTCCAGGGTACTGATAACTACGTTGCCACCGAGGACCTGATGATGGCCGTGAATGCGGCTGTGGTCCTGGGGCGGCCCTTGCTCGTGAAAGGCGAGCCGGGCACCGGCAAAACCCAGCTGGCCGAAGAGGTGGCCCGTGCGTTGGATCGCCCGTTGCATCGCTGGCATATCAAGTCGACGACCAAGGCGCAGCAGGGGCTGTACGAGTACGATGCCGTGTCGCGACTGCGCGATTCGCAACTGGGTGACGCCAAGGTTCACGATATCGGCAACTACATCGTCAAAGGCCGCTTGTGGGAGGCTTTCGAAAGCGAGGTACAGCCGGTATTGCTCGTGGACGAGATCGATAAGGCGGATATCGAGTTTCCGAACGATCTGCTGCATGAGCTGGACCGCATGGAATTCTTCGTCTACGAGACGCGTCAATGGGTCAAGGCGCGCCAGCGTCCGATCATCGTCATTACCAGCAACAACGAAAAGGAACTGCCGGATGCGTTCCTGCGTCGCTGCTTTTTTCACTACATCCGCTTTCCGGATCACGCCACGATGGAACGGATCGTTGCGGTGCATTATCCGACGCTCAAGCGCGAACTGCTCGCCGAGGCGCTCACGGCGTTTTATCGAATCCGTGACATGGCCGGTCTGAAAAAGAAGCCTTCCACCTCGGAGCTGCTGGACTGGATCAAGCTGCTGCTGGCAGAGGACATCCCGCCGGAGGCCTTGCGAGGCGATGACCTGAAGAAGGCGATCCCGCCCTTGCACGGCGCCTTGCTGAAGAACGAGCAGGACGTGCACTTGTTCGAGCAATTGGTATTTCTGCATCGGCGCCAGGGGCGTTAA
- a CDS encoding vWA domain-containing protein, translating into MLVPFFFKLREIGVPVSITELLTLLEGLKARIIEPNAEEFYFLSRACLVKDERHFDRFDRAFGAYFKGVEDAFEDLLANIPEEWLRRASERILSEEDKAQIEALGGWDKLMETLQQRLAEQKERHQGGNKWIGTAGTSPFGAYGYNPEGIRIGQQESRHRRAVKVWDQRDFQNLDDSVELGTRNIKVALRKLRRFAREGAAEHLDLDDTISSTARNAGMLDLKFVPERHNAVKVLLFLDVGGSMDDHVRICEELFSAARSEFKHLEYFYFHNFIYESVWKDNRRRHVEKIPTLEVMRTYGHDYKLIFVGDAAMSPYEIIQPGGSIEHWNEETGAVWMQRLARTWPQHVWLNPKPQPRWEQIPSVQITRELIEDRMFPLTLAGLERAIKALH; encoded by the coding sequence ATGCTGGTTCCGTTTTTTTTCAAGCTGCGCGAAATCGGTGTCCCGGTCTCGATCACCGAGCTGTTGACCTTGCTGGAGGGGTTGAAGGCACGAATCATCGAACCCAACGCCGAGGAGTTCTATTTCCTATCGCGAGCCTGCCTGGTGAAGGACGAACGCCACTTCGATCGCTTCGATCGCGCCTTTGGCGCCTATTTCAAGGGTGTGGAAGATGCGTTCGAGGATCTGCTGGCCAATATTCCCGAGGAATGGCTCAGGCGTGCGAGCGAACGTATCTTGTCCGAGGAAGACAAGGCGCAAATCGAGGCCCTGGGCGGGTGGGACAAGCTGATGGAAACCCTGCAGCAGCGCCTGGCGGAGCAGAAGGAGCGTCATCAGGGCGGCAACAAGTGGATCGGGACCGCGGGAACTTCGCCTTTCGGCGCGTATGGCTACAACCCCGAAGGCATCCGCATAGGGCAGCAGGAGTCGCGCCATCGGCGGGCAGTGAAGGTCTGGGACCAGCGAGATTTCCAGAATCTCGATGATTCAGTGGAACTGGGTACGCGCAACATCAAGGTGGCGCTGCGCAAGCTGCGTCGATTCGCACGCGAAGGCGCCGCAGAGCACCTGGATCTGGATGACACGATCAGTTCGACTGCCCGCAATGCGGGCATGCTGGATTTGAAATTCGTGCCGGAACGGCACAATGCCGTCAAGGTGCTGTTGTTTCTGGATGTAGGCGGCTCGATGGATGATCACGTGCGGATTTGCGAGGAATTGTTTTCCGCTGCGCGCAGCGAGTTCAAGCACCTGGAATATTTCTATTTCCATAATTTCATATATGAGAGCGTGTGGAAGGACAACCGGCGGCGTCATGTCGAGAAGATCCCGACCTTGGAGGTCATGCGCACCTATGGACATGACTACAAACTGATCTTCGTGGGCGACGCCGCCATGAGCCCGTATGAAATCATTCAGCCCGGCGGCAGCATAGAGCACTGGAATGAGGAGACGGGTGCGGTCTGGATGCAACGTCTGGCGCGAACCTGGCCGCAGCATGTGTGGTTGAATCCCAAGCCACAGCCGCGCTGGGAACAGATTCCCTCGGTGCAGATCACCCGCGAGTTGATCGAGGATCGGATGTTTCCGCTGACCCTGGCTGGACTGGAGCGAGCGATCAAGGCATTGCATTAG
- a CDS encoding patatin-like phospholipase family protein — protein MNPDRPSQPILPKVGLMLPGGGARAAYQVGVLRALADLLPARAANPFPVITGTSAGAVNATAIAVHADRFRVAVGNLERVWRNFQVGQVFRADTLSMLRSGLHWLLAMASGGWLLPPPRSLFDNAPLRELLGNQFDFGGIRRAITAGHLDALSISAAGYVSARSVSFYECRTGCEPWQRMRRAGEPTTLSLDHIMASIAVPFLFPPVRLEDEFYGDGSMREANPFSSAIHLGAQRLLVIGTRNDTLPTSPALPMCPSFGQIFGYMLDSLFTDGLYSDLERLTQLNQLVDRSGPLTSPSGGAGPGTGVQLKRIDMLVLLPSRDLSEIARYHVSSLPRALRVLLRAMGAMNAGGGQLMSYLLFQQSYTRELIALGYMDAMKRSEDLVAFMGGYPVSSSGATGIMRRLAARRGVREGLQQEKRAEAQ, from the coding sequence ATGAATCCTGACCGTCCATCCCAGCCGATTCTGCCGAAGGTCGGATTGATGCTGCCGGGCGGGGGAGCCCGCGCGGCGTATCAGGTGGGTGTGCTGCGTGCCCTGGCGGATCTGTTGCCGGCGCGTGCGGCCAATCCTTTTCCGGTCATCACCGGGACCTCGGCCGGAGCGGTCAATGCAACGGCCATTGCCGTGCACGCCGATCGTTTTCGGGTGGCGGTCGGCAATTTGGAGCGCGTATGGCGAAATTTTCAGGTTGGACAGGTATTTCGTGCCGACACGCTCAGCATGTTGCGTTCAGGCCTGCACTGGCTGTTGGCGATGGCATCAGGCGGCTGGCTGTTGCCGCCGCCTCGTTCGCTGTTCGATAACGCGCCTCTGCGTGAACTGCTGGGCAACCAGTTCGATTTCGGAGGAATACGCCGTGCGATCACCGCCGGCCATCTGGATGCCCTGTCCATTTCCGCCGCCGGCTATGTCAGTGCACGGTCGGTATCGTTCTACGAATGCCGTACAGGTTGCGAACCCTGGCAACGCATGCGCCGCGCCGGTGAACCGACGACGCTGTCGCTGGACCATATCATGGCCAGCATCGCTGTTCCGTTCTTGTTTCCGCCGGTGCGGCTGGAGGACGAATTCTATGGCGATGGATCGATGCGGGAAGCCAATCCCTTCAGCTCCGCCATTCATCTGGGAGCGCAACGCCTACTGGTGATCGGTACGCGCAATGACACCTTGCCGACATCACCGGCGCTGCCGATGTGTCCAAGTTTTGGCCAAATCTTCGGCTACATGCTTGATTCGCTGTTCACCGACGGACTGTATTCCGATCTGGAGCGCCTCACGCAGCTCAATCAGCTGGTGGATCGTTCCGGTCCGCTGACCAGTCCCAGCGGCGGAGCCGGGCCCGGAACGGGGGTGCAGCTCAAGCGGATCGATATGCTTGTCCTGTTGCCCAGCCGCGATTTATCCGAGATCGCGCGCTACCATGTCAGTTCACTGCCGCGGGCGCTGCGCGTCCTGCTGCGAGCCATGGGCGCCATGAATGCCGGGGGTGGACAGCTGATGAGCTATCTGTTGTTTCAGCAAAGTTATACCCGGGAGCTGATCGCATTGGGCTACATGGATGCGATGAAGCGCTCCGAGGATCTGGTTGCGTTCATGGGAGGCTATCCGGTGAGTTCGAGCGGTGCGACCGGTATCATGCGCCGGCTGGCTGCGCGCCGCGGCGTGCGTGAGGGATTACAGCAGGAAAAGCGTGCCGAGGCCCAGTAG
- the mgtE gene encoding magnesium transporter yields MTEAPEPKSSRFVTLRNLLEQGSMRHGQRMINSMHPAEIARLIESLPPAKREIIWEFVEPELEGDVLVELNEEVRSELISGMDAEELIAATEDLEVDDLADLIGDLPETLIERVLQSMDAQDRERLSSILAFEADSAGGLMNLDAVTVRPDVTIEVVLRYLRMRGELPDRTDRLFVVNRHDKYLGGIDITTLLTEDPESTVAELMDSAVEGISPQTPAPEVAKLFENHDLVSAAVVSPEGRLLGRITIDDVVDVIREEAERSVMSMAGLDEEDDMFAGVVTSARRRAIWISANLATAFLAANVVGMFEATIEKVVALAVLMPIVASMGGIAGSQTLILIIRGLVLGQIEQSNARWLLWREIAVGLLNGLVVAGVVGTAAGLWFRAWALGVIVFAALMINLLAAAIAGVGVPLVLKRLGIDPALAGGVTLTTITDVIGFASLLGLGTLFLL; encoded by the coding sequence ATGACCGAAGCCCCAGAGCCAAAATCGAGCCGCTTCGTCACGCTGCGCAACCTGCTCGAACAAGGATCCATGCGCCACGGGCAACGCATGATCAATTCGATGCACCCGGCGGAAATCGCGCGCCTGATCGAATCGCTCCCCCCGGCCAAGCGGGAGATCATCTGGGAATTCGTCGAGCCGGAGCTCGAAGGCGATGTACTGGTCGAACTCAACGAAGAGGTACGCAGCGAGCTGATCAGCGGCATGGATGCCGAAGAGTTGATTGCCGCAACCGAAGACTTGGAAGTCGACGACCTGGCGGATTTGATCGGCGATCTGCCCGAGACGCTCATCGAGCGCGTCCTGCAGTCCATGGACGCGCAGGATCGTGAGCGTCTCTCGTCGATCCTGGCGTTCGAGGCCGATAGTGCCGGCGGCCTGATGAATCTGGACGCCGTCACCGTGCGCCCGGACGTTACCATCGAGGTAGTCCTGCGCTATCTGCGCATGCGCGGAGAACTACCGGATCGCACCGACCGGCTGTTTGTCGTCAATCGGCACGACAAATATCTCGGCGGCATCGATATCACGACCTTGCTGACCGAGGATCCGGAATCCACGGTTGCCGAACTGATGGATTCCGCAGTGGAGGGTATCTCTCCGCAAACCCCTGCCCCCGAAGTGGCAAAGCTTTTCGAGAATCATGATCTGGTATCTGCCGCGGTCGTGAGCCCGGAAGGCCGGCTGCTCGGCCGCATCACGATCGATGACGTCGTGGACGTCATCCGCGAGGAAGCTGAGCGCTCGGTCATGAGCATGGCGGGCCTCGATGAGGAAGACGACATGTTCGCCGGCGTCGTCACGAGTGCACGGCGCCGTGCCATCTGGATCAGTGCGAATCTTGCAACAGCCTTTTTGGCGGCCAATGTCGTGGGCATGTTCGAGGCAACGATCGAAAAAGTCGTTGCACTGGCGGTGCTCATGCCGATCGTCGCCAGTATGGGCGGCATCGCCGGCAGCCAGACGCTGATATTGATCATACGGGGCTTGGTGCTTGGACAAATAGAGCAGTCGAATGCGCGCTGGCTATTGTGGCGTGAAATAGCCGTGGGCCTGCTCAACGGTCTCGTGGTCGCCGGCGTCGTCGGTACCGCGGCCGGTCTGTGGTTCAGAGCCTGGGCGCTGGGCGTGATCGTATTTGCCGCATTGATGATCAACCTGCTGGCGGCTGCCATTGCCGGTGTGGGAGTGCCGCTGGTGCTCAAGCGCCTGGGTATCGATCCGGCCCTGGCCGGCGGCGTTACCCTGACGACGATCACCGACGTGATCGGATTCGCTTCGCTACTGGGCCTCGGCACGCTTTTCCTGCTGTAA